Genomic segment of Anguilla rostrata isolate EN2019 chromosome 13, ASM1855537v3, whole genome shotgun sequence:
ACATGTGCTTATGAGCCATcgagaaaatcataaaaaaaaactacgggCACAGTAAACTCAGGCTAAAGACAACACAGAGCTTGCTAGCCGGTGCTGGGCGCAGTGCAGTAAGTTTAGGTTCGCTCGCTGCACACCTACGGGTTGTGTTGGGCACACAGCTCAGCGGTGGAATGCAATGGTAGCAATCATATTGACAATTCCAACTGCTGCTCACCAGAGACATGTAGCCCGCTAgtaaacgttagctaacatGCGAGCCATGATTCAGTAGCAGGGTTTGTGTAGACCAAACACATTgagtctgtctgcatgtgtaatTTAGTCCCTTACCTGGGTCAGTTCTTCAGTCGGCTGCGCTGAAGCGGCTTCGGCTCCGTTCCGCACACTCGGGTTTAATGTGCACAAACTGCCCAGATGTTGCTAATTTCTGATTCCCATTGTTACCAACCACATCACAGCCACTTCTGCCATTCCTACACAACGCAGATGAATGGGAAGCATACCGTCCAATAATCTACAAGTCTTGAAACGCTGCAGCCAATCCCGTGACTCCATTTGTTAGGAACTACCCAATCGACGCACGGGATACTGCAGCGGTTATCCAATCAACTAAAACAAGCCCAGTAAAGAACAAACCATAGAACAAACCCGTGTCAGTGGGGTGAAATATTGACCGCAATTTGATCTGAGGCGCAAATGTGTCCTCGGGGGGTCATTGTTTTCTCTCATGCCAACATTCAGAGACGTAACTAGACTAACATCTGCAGTAGGGCTGTAAACGCGTTTCAGTCACAGAACTGTGGTTTCACCAGTTTCTTTGCAGGGCGCTTTCTGACTTTGTTCAAGGGTCTTTAAAACGTGATCTTTCAGGTTTGTTTACTTTTGGGGGAAAACTAATACAGTTACATTGCAACAACTGGAAATCACCGTGGTCTGCTTTCAAAGTGAACAAGGACATGTTGCATTTAGATATGACCTCAGTATTCATcgtttttggatttgtttttatttatcagtttgttgtttttacttaaaaaaaaatttaatttccagATTTGGCAAGGGACCGAAGCTCCAAAGAGTGGAGAACGTGGGTGCCAAATAAGTTGACGTTttgatttgtacatttttaaatagcatcCTGTTTACTAGTATATCTCATTTTTAATAGGCCGCATATCAGGCCGCATGCAGTCAGTAAATCGCCAGTGTTGGGCAAGCTACTTGGAAAATGTAGCAAACCAAGTAAACCAGTTCTTCTACCAACTGCTCAGCTACATCAAAGATGTATAAACAAGCTACATGGCCAAAGTAGCTGCTACATTGATGCTACTTTTTTCTTGGATCTCGGCTGAATTTTATTCATCTCatcattccaaaataaaaagtaattgaaaatgtaatttaaaaaatcaattatgaCCCAAGTCACTTACCACTTAACATCAGCATACTGTCACACCTTCAAATGGTTAGATTAGAGGTGCAATATGGGAAGAGTTTGGGCCTACACACTATGTAGTGTGCTTAGATTTACCGCAGAATGGCAGAGTTCCTAGGTGACTGACCTGGtggacataaaaaataattttaaaaatcaaattaaaactcAAAGTTAAGAGCAAGTAATTAGGGTGTGGGAACATGCATATTTTCGTGGGTGTTCTGTTAGCAGGGGGAAATGTGGAAGCATACATGCATATCCCGCTGCAACTCTTATTCGACCTGCTTTAGTAATTAAGGCCATCACACAAATTTATGAGTCATTTCCAGTAGGATTTATTGCACCCGCAAGAAATGACCAAACAGCTCATAATAGTGCCCCATCTAATTTATAAAGTAAAGacataaaataatacacagtACAGTCCATGGCTATGTAAACCCTCAATGCGTGTATTCATGCAACTAATCTAAAGATTACAGTGTACAAAAAgcacaacttaaaaaaaaaggactggTTATATCAATGACTGAAGGGGAGAAACATGGTAAAAAGCTACAACATAATTGGGTAATGAATACATTCATTTCAGTGATTTCAGTAAAATTTTCCTGAAAATGGTGAAGAGAACTAACTGAAGAGAGTACTCGTACAAGGACAGACTCTGGAAAGGCACACTAAAGATACATTTAATATTCAAACCTACAACAAAGGCTTATCAGACATTCGTAACAGTGTAAATATGAGGTAGAGTATTACTGGCCCAGTAAACATGATTGTAGGATGCCCACAGAACTAGAGCCATACATAGTCTGTTTTACACAATGCTTCAATTATCCACGGctataaaaaagaaatcaaaattaaaaaaattaacaaaaacaggTGTAAGCACTTGAGCTGGAATATAAAGCTTTAAGTATGAGAGGATAAAATGAATATCTAATCCCAGACATAATCAGATTCTCCAGTTTTAGACTATACCATGCTTCGGGACtacaagcacccccccccccccccaaaaaaagtcccTTACCATTCAAAATGATCACTTCAGATTGATTTTACTGCCATCACAGATTCTATAGACTAACCAGATGCTCAGCTCCTGTATTCCTGAGTATAGCCAAGAACATCCATTGCCAGAGTGCCACATGTACTCACACCCCCTTTATTTAGCTTTGTGGGGTGCACTGGGCTGGAACTGTTCGGCTTCACCGGTAGGGAGCCGGAACTTTCTGCGTAAAGAATAAAGAGCCTCTTGGGTCTATAGaatctgtgctgtttctccACACCCAGGTTCTATGATATTTATTACGGTATTTACGTTCATAAATACCGTACGTTTTTCTAGGTCAGAAgggacacccccccacccccggtttTTCCCTCACAGAATTAAAGCACCACTTCTATGTCATAGGCAATTTTATTCTGCAGCCCCCCCGCATTCCTGCGCAAGGTCACCACCCCAGGCTCCACCCCCTTGCGTTGCACGCGCGCCGCCCGATCCGACGGCGAGGGGCCCTGACCGGCCTTCTTCTTGGAGGCGGGGTGGGTCGCCGCGAAGGCGGCCTTCGAGGAGGACAGCGGGCCGGGGGGAGGCCCCGCGGCTTTGGGGTGCCGGCGGTGCTTGGGTTTGGGCGGGGCCCTGGAGGCGTTCTTGTGCACGTGGCAGAAGAGCACGCCGCAGCGGCGGCAGCGGTAGCTCTCCTCCTTCTCGTGGATGGTCAGGTGGCGCTTCAGGTTGTGCTGGGTGGTGAAGGAGCGGTCGCACTGCCCGCAGGGGAAGGGCCGCTCCCCGGTGTGGACGCGCTGGTGCTCCCTGAAGTGGCTCTTGCTCAGGAACCTCTTGTCGCACAGGGTGCAGGGGAAGGGCCTCTCCTTCAGGAAGGCCTTCTCCGGCTCCGACGCGGTCAGGGCCAGCGCGGCCTCGCGCACTTTGGTcgtcgccgcggcggcggcggctctctTCGCGTCCGCTTTCTCGCCCACCTCAGCCATCGGTGCCCGCTGTGTTCCTGAAGCTGGCAGAAGGCCTTGTGTTAAACCAGACTGTGCCTCCTCACAACGCGCACGCACCCACCCGTACTGCAGCCATCTCCACAGACAGTGTCTGACTAAAGCCCAGCCTCCCGACCGCGCGACCTTTGttgcacgtctctccctctctcttccctgctcttcctgtctctctacacttgcttcagtatatatccagcaacgcaatgtaaatgaaaaaaaaaaagttgtaagtCGCTCAgtataagagtgtctgctacatgcctgtaatgtaatgtaatgcagtgactGAAGAGGCTGAGTAAACTATTAATTATGGACATGAAGGACCAAGGCCTTTTGTGCCTGCAATGTGTCCAGGGAACAGGCAAGCAGAGCGACAGTTAACGGGGACCgccaaaatataaatataatataaagaaTACAATAGTTGTCAACAGACTTTTGCTGACATAGCACAATCACATCCTGGATTGGTATTCTcggtcacctgaggaagagttgcttgTCTGCTTTTTCTTTGTGACTTAAGAacctgccatctgtgccccaataatgaaccctctttcaaagtcactttgtttcctcttgccatctagatccaaaatcgaggtcaactgagcctgctcagcatttttacacatgccacagagcatgataaaATGTTAATTGCTCATGTGAATGACGAGTTTTGTGCATCTCGGGTGAttgagaaggtgtgtgtgtaaatccCCTGAAATGGTCTCAGCGTTGCCTTTGAAATAACAAGTACAACAGCgacatgttgttttttgtgtcacAATGACATGCAATCAGTGAACAGCCACTAAATATGCTAAATCGTATCACTAATTATATTACGCAGACTACTACATGCCTTGATTCGTCATACATGCACTACCAAAATAATAACATTCGGACACGTGTCTACAGTCTATGGAGGTAGCCAGCTCTAGCCAGCCATCCAGCTACGCTAGCGAACTTAACCTGCTCACTAGCACAGGCTAGTGAAAAATGCAACAGGCTAGTTACAAACACGACATACACTAAAATAACCTATTTTTACTACATACAAACAAGCAAACTCTGACGGGGAACAGCTGGTGAAGGATTTAGTAACTGAAGGCGTGTGAGCAAACAGGTTTATAAAACACATTCTGCTCAGTCCCGTTTGCGAACTAGCGCTGAGCTAGCTAATGATAGCTGTGCGGGTCATAAGCAttttatagaaataaataaaaaataataaagtaagaaaatacAACGTTCAGGATTCCAGAGAAACAATAGTTTATGAAGAAGTATTGAAATATCTTTGATGAAAATATAAGGTGTAAATAAAACGAATGGCAAGCACTGGTATGATGTTTCAGCGTCTCGCTTGCTGCAAACTACTAGCCGATTTAGCCAAGTTAGTTTACGGTTCTGCAACTTGCTCCAAGAAACACAGATGGCTACATTCGAAATGGTAAAAATAACCAGTGTAGGTGTCGTTTTAAATTATAAGGAGAT
This window contains:
- the LOC135237937 gene encoding zinc finger protein 467-like; the encoded protein is MAEVGEKADAKRAAAAAATTKVREAALALTASEPEKAFLKERPFPCTLCDKRFLSKSHFREHQRVHTGERPFPCGQCDRSFTTQHNLKRHLTIHEKEESYRCRRCGVLFCHVHKNASRAPPKPKHRRHPKAAGPPPGPLSSSKAAFAATHPASKKKAGQGPSPSDRAARVQRKGVEPGVVTLRRNAGGLQNKIAYDIEVVL